A stretch of the Erinaceus europaeus chromosome 1, mEriEur2.1, whole genome shotgun sequence genome encodes the following:
- the LOC132541428 gene encoding collagen alpha-1(III) chain-like, whose translation MAARQRRGRGGTTGAGPRASPPHSRRGPGGAAGRAGGARIGAWAGLGAAGDPVLSLQGRAGERESSGDDRTHLAAPPPPPAAAAEPAASGTIFRRRLVLGGGYQPPIRGRQPTQPPASQLPAAAPNSGLTDQREGSDEAGSRSGPSALGQRPGPGDRERSEPRGRAVRGTPRQRRGLRRAADTAATGFVFVDSVPSSAEHAGKRPGGRGAPGIPGCAERRRAAPEVGGLPGRGMVPPPALSTAGPQACPLMTQSDLAGTTCWGTGRGLLPRGA comes from the exons ATGGCAG CCCGGCAGAGACGCGGACGGGGAGGCACCACGGGAGCCGGGCCCAGGGCTAGCCCACCCCACAGCCGCCGCGGCCCAGGGGGGGCAGCCGGCCGGGCCGGGGGCGCGCGCATCGGGGCGTGGGCGGGGCTCGGGGCGGCGGGGGACCCCGTCCTCAGCCTCCAGGGCCGGGCAGGGGAAAGGGAGAGCAGCGGCGACGACCGCACTCACCTGGCAGCACCACCTCCTCCGCCGGCGGCAGCAGCAGAGCCGGCAGCCTCCGGCACCATCTTCCGCCGCCGCCTCGTTCTCGGCGGCGGCTACCAACCGCCCATCCGGGGCCGCCAACCGACACAACCGCCGGCGTCCCAGCTGCCAGCCGCGGCCCCGAACTCCGGGCTGACGGACCAGCGGGAGGGGTCGGACGAAGCGGGGTCGCGGTCAGGCCCCTCGGCTCTGGGTCAGCGGCCGGGGCCGGGGGACAGAGAGCGGTCAGAGCCGAGGGGCCGGGCTGTCAGGGGGACCCCGAGGCAGCGCCGAGGGCTCCGCAGGGCCGCGGACACCGCCGCGACTGGGTTTGTTTTTGTCGACTCCGTCCCTTCCTCTGCAGAGCATGCCGGGAAGCGGCCTGGGGGGAGGGGCGCGCCTGGCATCCCCGGCTGCGCAGAGAGGCGCCGCGCAGCTCCGGAAGTCGGCGGGCTGCCGGGAAGGGGAATGGTTCCGCCCCCGGCGCTGTCCACTGCCGGGCCGCAGGCCTGTCCTCTGATGACCCAATCCGATCTTGCTGGGACAACCTGTTGGGGCACTGGCCGCGGACTACTTCCAAGGGGAGCTTGA